The Primulina huaijiensis isolate GDHJ02 chromosome 12, ASM1229523v2, whole genome shotgun sequence genome has a window encoding:
- the LOC140989551 gene encoding ASI1-immunoprecipitated protein 2-like isoform X1, giving the protein MSKRKARTILDVCDSTSSLYDLQIPCLRINCRMQVPVNKAGHINTVIPQIKKAFGCCSDRSQEVDCRIKSGTCNVCSAPCSSCYHDNQILMKSAVESAGETCAENTVVDWGKQSEIEQLSGMSIIETMNSSADSSEIAVCKALSRTSDAPALDDAVALSKFAAQKVPEGNDNCLSHDTKIRDTTKMLNFTSENGHRMDPPCSSLSIGCPIVQRDEPTTNSLLCSSNSRGIDVDKSSNPKVESSKSSKEHLNPSLVGTVLTDVSHDLPATAPMSSENIDDMKAEIHPMDGAEDSDMVEQDVKVCDICGDAGREDLLAICCRCSDGAEHTYCMREMLAKVPEIDWMCEECKSSEKVRYRRQEKLGKMDEIEKNNSSQASSERMNSYDVEGNRTRGCLNIPTKRPRDDADTEVSSVVKKPAVDSTFGTPKLSRSDKAPALSRENSLKNLDKGKFQPSHGSPTSDAVTVNNTPEFAGPDSDQRSPNFRGTFSKPNSFAFLNSKPKVKLVDQVLQRENRLKNGTIRSIGRSISFKSTNSIFSESKTKMLSPRLSNIQDIKNTKRRSLFERQGSLRSEDRPINSMMATSMSSISRKDKTLVSRAESCSLSVSTNHHETKPVQFGKPVALSRSSSIASRQSADLAGSVGDFKKPSTYGLNTPRVSSANDINNFDEKSNHTSLNEDSSSCSGDFETPHFSAIECRPDGFAQPGELTNSGESSREDPGSDFRMSYVKSFRKESINLKAAIEAAVRRKPIGYKKHRYDDTSASSKGCDFSSKDHISSSIGRRMETSAAETAERHTVSQILTADSHGTLNTVDNFSSVAVEALSSGGDEVPSVPLDVQASSRDMYSNVEAPRHFNLKSFAIPDHEYIWRGSFEIYQSGKVFTVWDGIQAHMSTCASQKVIESLNKFKSRIVLNEVPRISTWPVQFQEHGVGEDNIALFFFAKDLESYAKSYKVWLENMMKNDLALKGSFDDVELLIFPSNQLPENSQRWNTLFFLWGVFRAKKGSCLRNMPDTLKQFSAPQNIPPSIMSVPGNGCILRPVTKDLLAGDDISSERKVNASENLCDAMLTKAVNGDCGLKASSLDCFDGRQNSSFSTAVRGARPTCQKPMDTCLEGGASSIHRPFQSILSSIIPENKPVFMQLDTLVHREQSSHPSYEPSDCSPDMPPEGGVGETPTVLSRMTCNQDQVKFRMVGEDLSTCVEVPMEEDRDTRGLNTNINRLLLNHDEYLHPKCTSMETRAPYACTSQVLPENDDKHGLPLRALEKMNHVVSENRDYEVCDETVILGHSENAERRFFPVELHPVRGIQLVDRSMLQKPNPLEQNQHHDRAPNLELALGAERKSLTSDIRPSIIRNVERKVAKEYIHGERSIKADEDDDDESASLSLSLSFPFPKE; this is encoded by the exons ATGAGCAAGCGCAAGGCGCGAACTATCCTAGACGTCTGCGATTCCACTTCAAGTCTTTATGATCTCCAG ATTCCATGCTTGAGAATAAACTGTAGGATGCAAGTTCCAGTTAACAAGGCAGGTCATATTAATACG GTGATACCTCAAATTAAGAAGGCGTTCGGTTGTTGTTCTGATAGAAGTCAAGAGGTTGACTGTAGAATTAAGTCTGGAACATGCAATGTGTGCTCTGCCCCTTGCTCATCTTGCTATCATGACAATCAAATTCTTATGAAATCAGCCGTTGAATCCGCTGGAGAAACCTGTGCAGAAAATACAGTGGTTGACTGGGGCAAACAAAGTGAAATTGAGCAGCTCAGTGGAATGAGCATTATAGAAACCATGAACTCAAGTGCTGATTCCTCTGAAATTGCTGTCTGTAAAGCACTCTCGAGGACTTCTGATGCACCTGCGTTAGATGATGCTGTGGCGCTCTCGAAGTTTGCGGCACAGAAAGTTCCAGAAGGCAATGATAATTGTTTGTCACATGACACTAAAATTCGTGACACCACCAAAATGCTAAACTTCACTTCTGAGAATGGGCATAGGATGGATCCGCCCTGCTCTTCCCTGTCCATCGGTTGCCCCATTGTTCAGAGGGATGAACCGACCACCAACTCTCTGTTATGTAGCTCAAACTCAAGGGGCATAGATGTTGATAAGAGTTCTAATCCCAAGGTTGAATCATCGAAGAGCTCAAAGGAACACTTGAATCCGTCACTGGTTGGAACAGTGCTAACTGATGTTTCTCACGATCTACCTGCTACTGCACCTATGTCCTCTGAAAACATTGATGATATGAAAGCAGAAATCCATCCCATGGACGGGGCCGAGGACTCAGATATGGTGGAGCAGGAT GTTAAAGTTTGTGATATCTGTGGAGATGCAGGTCGAGAGGATTTACTTGCTATCTGTTGTAGGTGTAGTGATGGGGCAGAACACAC GTATTGCATGCGGGAAATGCTGGCTAAAGTCCCTGAAATTGACTGGATGTGTGAAGAATGCAAGTCCAGCGAGAAGGTGAGGTATCGGAGACAAGAAAAGTTAGGAAAGATGGatgaaattgagaaaaataattCCAGTCAAGCAAGTAGCGAACGTATGAATAGTTATGATGTTGAGGGAAATAGAACGAGGGGTTGCCTAAATATTCCCACCAAAAGGCCCAGAGATGATGCTGATACCGAAGTTTCTTCTGTGGTGAAGAAGCCCGCTGTTGACTCGACATTTGGGACACCGAAGCTCTCTAGGTCAGACAAGGCGCCTGCTCTTTCTCGTGAGAATTCCTTAAAGAATCTAGATAAGGGAAAATTCCAGCCTTCACATGGGAGTCCAACTTCCGATGCTGTCACAGTTAACAATACACCAGAATTTGCAGGCCCTGATTCAGATCAACGATCACCGAATTTCCGAG GTACATTCTCAAAACCTAATTCATTTGCATTTCTAAATTCAAAACCGAAGGTCAAGCTTGTTGATCAAGTTCTTCAGCGGGAGAATCGTCTTAAGAATGGCACTATCAGATCAATAGGCAGATCAATTTCATTCAAATCTACAAATTCCATCTTTTCTGAATCGAAAACCAAGATGCTATCACCTAGACTGTCAAACATCCAGGATATTAAGAATACAAAACGGCGAAGCTTATTTGAACGACAGGGCTCTTTAAGATCAGAAGACAGGCCAATTAATTCGATGATGGCTACTTCAATGAGTTCCATCTCAAGAAAAGACAAAACATTAGTATCTAGGGCCGAATCTTGTTCACTTTCTGTATCTACCAATCACCATGAAACAAAGCCAGTACAATTTGGTAAACCGGTGGCATTATCAAGATCATCCAGTATTGCATCTCGACAGAGTGCAGATTTGGCTGGTTCTGTAG GTGATTTTAAGAAACCATCAACATATGGCCTCAATACTCCTAGAGTGTCATCTGCTAATGACATTAACAACTTTGATGAGAAATCCAATCACACTAGCCTCAATGAGGATTCTTCATCATGCTCAGGTGATTTTGAAACACCACACTTTAGTGCTATTGAATGCCGACCTGATGGATTTGCTCAGCCTGGAGAACTAACAAATTCTGGTGAATCATCGAGGGAAGATCCTGGAAGCGACTTCCGGATGTCATATGTAAAATCTTTCAGAAAAGAAAGCATTAACCTGAAGGCTGCTATTGAGGCTGCTGTGCGGAGAAAGCCAATAGGTTACAAAAAGCATAGATATGATGACACATCAGCATCGAGCAAGGGTTGTGATTTTTCTTCTAAAGATCATATATCAAGTTCAATTGGAAGGAGAATGGAGACTTCTGCTGCAGAGACAGCCGAGAGGCATACTGTATCCCAAATTTTGACTGCTGACTCTCATGGAACTCTTAACACTGTGGACAACTTCTCATCAGTGGCTGTGGAGGCTCTTTCTTCTGGAGGAGATGAAGTGCCAAGTGTTCCATTGGATGTACAGGCTTCCTCCAGAGACATGTACAGTAATGTTGAGGCACCTAGGCATTTCAATTTGAAATCCTTTGCGATCCCCGACCATGAATACATATGGCG AGGAAGCTTTGAGATTTATCAAAGTGGTAAAGTCTTCACTGTCTGGGATGGAATCCAAGCCCATATGTCTACATGTGCTTCACAAAAGGTTATAGAATctttaaataagtttaaaagCAGAATTGTCCTAAATGAAGTGCCTCGCATAAGCACCTGGCCAGTACAGTTTCAGGAACATGGGGTTGGGGAGGATAACATTGCCCTTTTCTTTTTTGCTAAAGATCTTGAGAG CTATGCCAAAAGCTACAAAGTTTGGCTGGAGAATATGATGAAGAATGACCTTGCTCTCAAAGGGAGTTTTGATGATGTTGAACTCCTGATATTTCCTTCCAATCAGCTTCCTGAAAATTCCCAGA GGTGGAATACATTATTCTTCCTTTGGGGTGTGTTCAGAGCAAAGAAAGGGAGTTGCTTGCGAAATATGCCCGACACCTTGAAGCAGTTTTCTGCGCCTCAAAATATTCCCCCATCTATAATGTCTGTGCCTGGGAACGGGTGCATACTTAGACCAGTCACTAAGGATTTGCTTGCAGGCGATGATATATCCTCTGAGCGAAAAGTCAATGCCTCAGAAAACCTTTGTGATGCAATGTTGACTAAAGCTGTAAATGGAGATTGTGGTCTCAAAGCATCTTCTTTGGATTGTTTTGATGGTAGACAAAATTCCAGCTTCTCCACTGCAGTAAGAGGTGCCAGACCGACATGTCAAAAACCAATGGATACTTGTCTG GAAGGAGGAGCCAGTTCCATCCATAGACCTTTCCAGTCTATTTTGAGTTCCATTATTCCCGAAAACAAGCCTGTGTTCATGCAATTGGATACTCTAGTTCATAGAGAACAGTCATCGCATCCTTCCTACGAGCCTTCAGATTGTAGCCCTGATATGCCTCCTGAGGGAGGCGTAGGTGAGACACCTACTGTCTTGAGCAGAATGACCTGCAATCAAGATCAAGTGAAGTTTAGAATGGTTGGTGAAGATCTGTCCACGTGTGTCGAAGTTCCCATGGAGGAAGACCGAGACACCAGAGGCCTAAACACAAACATCAACAGATTGCTTTTGAACCACGATGAATATCTGCATCCCAAGTGTACAAGCATGGAAACTCGAGCTCCTTATGCATGCACAAGCCAAGTTTTGcctgaaaatgatgataaacaTGGCCTACCACTTAGAGCACTTGAAAAA ATGAACCATGTGGTTTCGGAGAATCGAGACTATGAAGTGTGTGATGAGACTGTCATCCTCGGGCATTCCGAAAATGCTGAAAGGCGTTTCTTCCCCGTGGAATTACATCCTGTGAGGGGCATACAGCTGGTTGACAGATCGATGCTTCAGAAACCGAATCCATTGGAACAAAACCAGCATCATGATAGGGCACCGAACCTTGAGCTTGCTTTAGGGGCCGAAAGAAAATCTTTGACTTCGGACATCCGACCATCAATAATCAGGAATGTTGAAAGAAAAGTAGCCAAGGAATACATCCATGGTGAGAGATCAATCAAAGCAGATGAAGATGACGACGACGAATCGGCCTCTCTTTCCCTCTCTCTTTCGTTCCCCTTTCCCAAGGAGTAA
- the LOC140989551 gene encoding ASI1-immunoprecipitated protein 2-like isoform X2, whose protein sequence is MQVPVNKAGHINTVIPQIKKAFGCCSDRSQEVDCRIKSGTCNVCSAPCSSCYHDNQILMKSAVESAGETCAENTVVDWGKQSEIEQLSGMSIIETMNSSADSSEIAVCKALSRTSDAPALDDAVALSKFAAQKVPEGNDNCLSHDTKIRDTTKMLNFTSENGHRMDPPCSSLSIGCPIVQRDEPTTNSLLCSSNSRGIDVDKSSNPKVESSKSSKEHLNPSLVGTVLTDVSHDLPATAPMSSENIDDMKAEIHPMDGAEDSDMVEQDVKVCDICGDAGREDLLAICCRCSDGAEHTYCMREMLAKVPEIDWMCEECKSSEKVRYRRQEKLGKMDEIEKNNSSQASSERMNSYDVEGNRTRGCLNIPTKRPRDDADTEVSSVVKKPAVDSTFGTPKLSRSDKAPALSRENSLKNLDKGKFQPSHGSPTSDAVTVNNTPEFAGPDSDQRSPNFRGTFSKPNSFAFLNSKPKVKLVDQVLQRENRLKNGTIRSIGRSISFKSTNSIFSESKTKMLSPRLSNIQDIKNTKRRSLFERQGSLRSEDRPINSMMATSMSSISRKDKTLVSRAESCSLSVSTNHHETKPVQFGKPVALSRSSSIASRQSADLAGSVGDFKKPSTYGLNTPRVSSANDINNFDEKSNHTSLNEDSSSCSGDFETPHFSAIECRPDGFAQPGELTNSGESSREDPGSDFRMSYVKSFRKESINLKAAIEAAVRRKPIGYKKHRYDDTSASSKGCDFSSKDHISSSIGRRMETSAAETAERHTVSQILTADSHGTLNTVDNFSSVAVEALSSGGDEVPSVPLDVQASSRDMYSNVEAPRHFNLKSFAIPDHEYIWRGSFEIYQSGKVFTVWDGIQAHMSTCASQKVIESLNKFKSRIVLNEVPRISTWPVQFQEHGVGEDNIALFFFAKDLESYAKSYKVWLENMMKNDLALKGSFDDVELLIFPSNQLPENSQRWNTLFFLWGVFRAKKGSCLRNMPDTLKQFSAPQNIPPSIMSVPGNGCILRPVTKDLLAGDDISSERKVNASENLCDAMLTKAVNGDCGLKASSLDCFDGRQNSSFSTAVRGARPTCQKPMDTCLEGGASSIHRPFQSILSSIIPENKPVFMQLDTLVHREQSSHPSYEPSDCSPDMPPEGGVGETPTVLSRMTCNQDQVKFRMVGEDLSTCVEVPMEEDRDTRGLNTNINRLLLNHDEYLHPKCTSMETRAPYACTSQVLPENDDKHGLPLRALEKMNHVVSENRDYEVCDETVILGHSENAERRFFPVELHPVRGIQLVDRSMLQKPNPLEQNQHHDRAPNLELALGAERKSLTSDIRPSIIRNVERKVAKEYIHGERSIKADEDDDDESASLSLSLSFPFPKE, encoded by the exons ATGCAAGTTCCAGTTAACAAGGCAGGTCATATTAATACG GTGATACCTCAAATTAAGAAGGCGTTCGGTTGTTGTTCTGATAGAAGTCAAGAGGTTGACTGTAGAATTAAGTCTGGAACATGCAATGTGTGCTCTGCCCCTTGCTCATCTTGCTATCATGACAATCAAATTCTTATGAAATCAGCCGTTGAATCCGCTGGAGAAACCTGTGCAGAAAATACAGTGGTTGACTGGGGCAAACAAAGTGAAATTGAGCAGCTCAGTGGAATGAGCATTATAGAAACCATGAACTCAAGTGCTGATTCCTCTGAAATTGCTGTCTGTAAAGCACTCTCGAGGACTTCTGATGCACCTGCGTTAGATGATGCTGTGGCGCTCTCGAAGTTTGCGGCACAGAAAGTTCCAGAAGGCAATGATAATTGTTTGTCACATGACACTAAAATTCGTGACACCACCAAAATGCTAAACTTCACTTCTGAGAATGGGCATAGGATGGATCCGCCCTGCTCTTCCCTGTCCATCGGTTGCCCCATTGTTCAGAGGGATGAACCGACCACCAACTCTCTGTTATGTAGCTCAAACTCAAGGGGCATAGATGTTGATAAGAGTTCTAATCCCAAGGTTGAATCATCGAAGAGCTCAAAGGAACACTTGAATCCGTCACTGGTTGGAACAGTGCTAACTGATGTTTCTCACGATCTACCTGCTACTGCACCTATGTCCTCTGAAAACATTGATGATATGAAAGCAGAAATCCATCCCATGGACGGGGCCGAGGACTCAGATATGGTGGAGCAGGAT GTTAAAGTTTGTGATATCTGTGGAGATGCAGGTCGAGAGGATTTACTTGCTATCTGTTGTAGGTGTAGTGATGGGGCAGAACACAC GTATTGCATGCGGGAAATGCTGGCTAAAGTCCCTGAAATTGACTGGATGTGTGAAGAATGCAAGTCCAGCGAGAAGGTGAGGTATCGGAGACAAGAAAAGTTAGGAAAGATGGatgaaattgagaaaaataattCCAGTCAAGCAAGTAGCGAACGTATGAATAGTTATGATGTTGAGGGAAATAGAACGAGGGGTTGCCTAAATATTCCCACCAAAAGGCCCAGAGATGATGCTGATACCGAAGTTTCTTCTGTGGTGAAGAAGCCCGCTGTTGACTCGACATTTGGGACACCGAAGCTCTCTAGGTCAGACAAGGCGCCTGCTCTTTCTCGTGAGAATTCCTTAAAGAATCTAGATAAGGGAAAATTCCAGCCTTCACATGGGAGTCCAACTTCCGATGCTGTCACAGTTAACAATACACCAGAATTTGCAGGCCCTGATTCAGATCAACGATCACCGAATTTCCGAG GTACATTCTCAAAACCTAATTCATTTGCATTTCTAAATTCAAAACCGAAGGTCAAGCTTGTTGATCAAGTTCTTCAGCGGGAGAATCGTCTTAAGAATGGCACTATCAGATCAATAGGCAGATCAATTTCATTCAAATCTACAAATTCCATCTTTTCTGAATCGAAAACCAAGATGCTATCACCTAGACTGTCAAACATCCAGGATATTAAGAATACAAAACGGCGAAGCTTATTTGAACGACAGGGCTCTTTAAGATCAGAAGACAGGCCAATTAATTCGATGATGGCTACTTCAATGAGTTCCATCTCAAGAAAAGACAAAACATTAGTATCTAGGGCCGAATCTTGTTCACTTTCTGTATCTACCAATCACCATGAAACAAAGCCAGTACAATTTGGTAAACCGGTGGCATTATCAAGATCATCCAGTATTGCATCTCGACAGAGTGCAGATTTGGCTGGTTCTGTAG GTGATTTTAAGAAACCATCAACATATGGCCTCAATACTCCTAGAGTGTCATCTGCTAATGACATTAACAACTTTGATGAGAAATCCAATCACACTAGCCTCAATGAGGATTCTTCATCATGCTCAGGTGATTTTGAAACACCACACTTTAGTGCTATTGAATGCCGACCTGATGGATTTGCTCAGCCTGGAGAACTAACAAATTCTGGTGAATCATCGAGGGAAGATCCTGGAAGCGACTTCCGGATGTCATATGTAAAATCTTTCAGAAAAGAAAGCATTAACCTGAAGGCTGCTATTGAGGCTGCTGTGCGGAGAAAGCCAATAGGTTACAAAAAGCATAGATATGATGACACATCAGCATCGAGCAAGGGTTGTGATTTTTCTTCTAAAGATCATATATCAAGTTCAATTGGAAGGAGAATGGAGACTTCTGCTGCAGAGACAGCCGAGAGGCATACTGTATCCCAAATTTTGACTGCTGACTCTCATGGAACTCTTAACACTGTGGACAACTTCTCATCAGTGGCTGTGGAGGCTCTTTCTTCTGGAGGAGATGAAGTGCCAAGTGTTCCATTGGATGTACAGGCTTCCTCCAGAGACATGTACAGTAATGTTGAGGCACCTAGGCATTTCAATTTGAAATCCTTTGCGATCCCCGACCATGAATACATATGGCG AGGAAGCTTTGAGATTTATCAAAGTGGTAAAGTCTTCACTGTCTGGGATGGAATCCAAGCCCATATGTCTACATGTGCTTCACAAAAGGTTATAGAATctttaaataagtttaaaagCAGAATTGTCCTAAATGAAGTGCCTCGCATAAGCACCTGGCCAGTACAGTTTCAGGAACATGGGGTTGGGGAGGATAACATTGCCCTTTTCTTTTTTGCTAAAGATCTTGAGAG CTATGCCAAAAGCTACAAAGTTTGGCTGGAGAATATGATGAAGAATGACCTTGCTCTCAAAGGGAGTTTTGATGATGTTGAACTCCTGATATTTCCTTCCAATCAGCTTCCTGAAAATTCCCAGA GGTGGAATACATTATTCTTCCTTTGGGGTGTGTTCAGAGCAAAGAAAGGGAGTTGCTTGCGAAATATGCCCGACACCTTGAAGCAGTTTTCTGCGCCTCAAAATATTCCCCCATCTATAATGTCTGTGCCTGGGAACGGGTGCATACTTAGACCAGTCACTAAGGATTTGCTTGCAGGCGATGATATATCCTCTGAGCGAAAAGTCAATGCCTCAGAAAACCTTTGTGATGCAATGTTGACTAAAGCTGTAAATGGAGATTGTGGTCTCAAAGCATCTTCTTTGGATTGTTTTGATGGTAGACAAAATTCCAGCTTCTCCACTGCAGTAAGAGGTGCCAGACCGACATGTCAAAAACCAATGGATACTTGTCTG GAAGGAGGAGCCAGTTCCATCCATAGACCTTTCCAGTCTATTTTGAGTTCCATTATTCCCGAAAACAAGCCTGTGTTCATGCAATTGGATACTCTAGTTCATAGAGAACAGTCATCGCATCCTTCCTACGAGCCTTCAGATTGTAGCCCTGATATGCCTCCTGAGGGAGGCGTAGGTGAGACACCTACTGTCTTGAGCAGAATGACCTGCAATCAAGATCAAGTGAAGTTTAGAATGGTTGGTGAAGATCTGTCCACGTGTGTCGAAGTTCCCATGGAGGAAGACCGAGACACCAGAGGCCTAAACACAAACATCAACAGATTGCTTTTGAACCACGATGAATATCTGCATCCCAAGTGTACAAGCATGGAAACTCGAGCTCCTTATGCATGCACAAGCCAAGTTTTGcctgaaaatgatgataaacaTGGCCTACCACTTAGAGCACTTGAAAAA ATGAACCATGTGGTTTCGGAGAATCGAGACTATGAAGTGTGTGATGAGACTGTCATCCTCGGGCATTCCGAAAATGCTGAAAGGCGTTTCTTCCCCGTGGAATTACATCCTGTGAGGGGCATACAGCTGGTTGACAGATCGATGCTTCAGAAACCGAATCCATTGGAACAAAACCAGCATCATGATAGGGCACCGAACCTTGAGCTTGCTTTAGGGGCCGAAAGAAAATCTTTGACTTCGGACATCCGACCATCAATAATCAGGAATGTTGAAAGAAAAGTAGCCAAGGAATACATCCATGGTGAGAGATCAATCAAAGCAGATGAAGATGACGACGACGAATCGGCCTCTCTTTCCCTCTCTCTTTCGTTCCCCTTTCCCAAGGAGTAA